Proteins encoded by one window of Collimonas fungivorans:
- a CDS encoding choline sulfate utilization transcriptional regulator yields the protein MAKPHRLPPLQNLVFFEAAARHLNFTAAAQELGTTQPAVSHRIGMLEEDLGVPLFKRAHRGVSLSADGVRLFEAVHESLGTIGSAVAQIRAQRSRRMLTVATDFGFAAYWLMPQLGALRKLVADLDVRIVTSQKAFDIREEAVDVAIAFGAGRWPGCEAELLFPEIVVPVCSPGFLASHAAGADISELTALPLLHLESEEPMRWLSWDSWFARHQLAASDGAHDLSFNNYPLVIQAAIAGQGLALGWLPLVEDLLRGGQLVRAAANPVQTDNGYFLVRPNAQRTTAAIDLFRQWIIGECGDPAATA from the coding sequence ATGGCTAAGCCGCACCGATTGCCGCCCTTGCAAAACCTGGTGTTCTTCGAAGCCGCGGCTCGTCACTTGAATTTCACCGCGGCGGCGCAGGAACTCGGCACCACTCAGCCGGCGGTCAGCCACCGCATCGGCATGCTGGAAGAAGACCTGGGCGTACCTCTGTTCAAGCGCGCCCACCGCGGCGTCTCATTGAGCGCTGACGGCGTGCGCCTGTTCGAAGCGGTGCACGAGAGCCTAGGCACCATCGGCAGCGCCGTGGCGCAAATCCGCGCGCAGCGTTCGCGCCGGATGCTGACGGTGGCAACCGACTTCGGCTTCGCCGCTTACTGGCTGATGCCCCAGCTGGGCGCCCTGCGCAAACTGGTGGCCGACCTCGACGTGCGCATAGTCACGTCACAGAAAGCTTTCGACATCCGCGAGGAAGCGGTCGACGTAGCGATCGCTTTCGGCGCCGGTCGGTGGCCGGGCTGCGAGGCAGAACTGCTGTTCCCCGAAATCGTGGTTCCGGTGTGCAGCCCGGGTTTCCTGGCCAGCCATGCCGCTGGCGCAGATATCAGCGAACTGACGGCATTGCCGCTGCTGCACCTGGAAAGCGAGGAACCGATGCGCTGGCTGAGCTGGGACAGCTGGTTCGCCCGGCACCAGCTGGCGGCCAGCGATGGCGCGCACGACCTCAGCTTCAACAACTACCCGCTGGTGATCCAGGCCGCCATCGCCGGACAGGGCCTGGCGCTGGGCTGGCTGCCGCTGGTCGAGGATTTGCTGCGCGGCGGCCAGCTGGTGCGCGCCGCTGCCAACCCGGTGCAGACCGATAATGGCTACTTCCTGGTGCGCCCCAACGCACAGCGGACGACCGCCGCCATCGACTTGTTCCGCCAGTGGATCATCGGTGAGTGCGGCGATCCTGCCGCAACCGCCTAA
- the betC gene encoding choline-sulfatase — translation MSRKPNILILMADQLTPAALAAYGNRVCKTPNIDALAEDGVVFDSAYTNSPLCAPSRYVFMAGKLPSAIGAYDNAAELGAEVLTFGHYLRHAGYRTILSGKMHFCGADQLHGFEERLTTDIYPADFGWTPDWDHPQQRPSWYHNMSSVIDAGPCIRTNQLDFDEEVVAAARQKLFDIARDGDERPFCMLVSMTHPHDPYAIPEQYWNLYRDEDIDMPRVNLAPEQLDPHSRRLRHVSDMDRTPVTEQQVRNARRAYYGAVSYVDEQIGRIRQTLEQTGMAGDTVILLLADHGDMLGERGLWYKMNFFEGAARIPLIVHAPDRFRPQRVAASVSLTDILPTLVDLAFDGAAPPYPEAIDGRSLLPHLQGRAGHDEVIGEYCGEGALAPIVMIRRGPYKFIHSAVDPDQLYHLVRDPDELENLATDPGSLAALEQFRQEAGHRWNLPKLHDQVVASQRRRRFHFAAQSTGTARHWDYQPVQDASLRFMRNHIDLDALEAMARFPAVSGKSSSK, via the coding sequence ATGAGCCGCAAGCCGAATATTCTGATCCTGATGGCAGACCAGCTGACGCCAGCCGCGCTGGCGGCTTACGGCAACCGTGTCTGCAAGACGCCCAATATCGACGCGCTGGCGGAGGATGGCGTGGTATTCGATTCCGCCTACACCAACAGCCCGCTATGCGCGCCGTCGCGTTACGTATTCATGGCCGGCAAGCTGCCGTCGGCGATCGGCGCCTACGACAACGCCGCCGAGCTGGGCGCGGAGGTGCTGACCTTCGGCCATTACCTGCGCCACGCCGGCTACCGCACCATCTTGTCCGGCAAGATGCATTTCTGCGGCGCCGACCAGCTGCACGGCTTTGAAGAGCGCCTGACCACCGACATCTATCCCGCGGATTTCGGCTGGACTCCTGACTGGGACCATCCGCAGCAGCGCCCGAGCTGGTACCACAACATGAGTTCGGTGATCGACGCCGGGCCATGCATACGCACCAACCAGCTCGATTTCGACGAAGAGGTAGTCGCCGCCGCCCGGCAAAAACTGTTCGACATTGCACGCGATGGCGATGAGCGCCCGTTTTGCATGCTGGTTTCGATGACCCACCCGCACGACCCCTACGCCATCCCCGAGCAATACTGGAACCTGTACCGGGACGAAGACATCGACATGCCGCGGGTAAACCTGGCGCCCGAACAGCTCGATCCGCACTCGCGGCGCCTGCGCCACGTCAGCGACATGGACCGCACGCCGGTCACGGAGCAGCAGGTGCGCAACGCCCGCCGCGCATACTACGGCGCGGTTTCCTATGTCGACGAACAGATCGGCCGCATCCGGCAGACGCTGGAGCAGACCGGCATGGCCGGCGATACCGTCATCCTGCTGCTGGCCGACCATGGCGACATGCTGGGCGAGCGCGGGCTCTGGTACAAGATGAATTTCTTCGAAGGCGCCGCCCGCATACCGCTGATCGTGCATGCGCCGGACCGCTTCCGGCCGCAGCGGGTGGCGGCGTCGGTCTCGCTGACCGATATCTTGCCGACCCTGGTCGACCTCGCTTTCGACGGCGCCGCGCCGCCGTATCCCGAGGCAATCGACGGCCGCAGCCTGCTGCCGCACCTGCAAGGCAGGGCGGGGCACGACGAAGTGATCGGCGAGTATTGCGGCGAGGGTGCGCTGGCGCCGATTGTGATGATACGGCGCGGTCCCTACAAATTCATCCACTCGGCGGTCGATCCCGACCAGCTATACCACCTTGTGCGCGATCCCGACGAGCTGGAGAACCTGGCGACCGATCCAGGCTCCCTGGCCGCGCTTGAACAATTCCGCCAGGAAGCCGGTCATCGATGGAACCTGCCCAAGCTGCACGACCAGGTAGTCGCCAGCCAGCGCCGGCGGCGCTTCCACTTTGCAGCGCAAAGTACAGGCACGGCCCGGCACTGGGATTACCAGCCGGTGCAAGACGCCAGCCTGCGTTTCATGCGCAATCACATCGACCTTGACGCACTGGAGGCGATGGCGCGTTTTCCGGCGGTTTCGGGTAAAAGTTCGAGTAAATAA
- the ppc gene encoding phosphoenolpyruvate carboxylase — MAKQLNSAVQVKKPAPNKDAPLKEDIRLLGRLLGDVLRDQEGDAVFEVVETIRQTAVRFRRESDPQAGADLDKLLKKLTRDQTNSVVRAFSYFSHLANIAEDQHHNRRRRAHLLAGSAAQPGSVAHALSKLDDAGVSGATVRSFLKDALISPVLTAHPTEVQRKSILDAEREIARLLAERDRPLTAKELRDNTELLRGRIATLWQTRMLRYTKLTVADEIENALSYYRITFLRELPALYDDIEGEIATQFPTRARQASGGASTELAPFVQMGSWIGGDRDGNPNVNAGTMQRALSRQSTTIFDFYLEEVHALGAELSVSTLMVNVNQELLALAESSPDTSDHRSDEPYRRALIGIYARLASTARELGATNILRQEVGAAAHYATPQEFTQELQIVEDSLRAHHGSALVKPRLATLKRASEIFGFHLASLDMRQSSDVHERVLTELFAQAQVEGAYDKLSEEQKIDLLLGELAKPRLLYSPYIEYSDETVSELSILRAAGEMRQRYGARSIRNYIISHTETVSDLLEVLLLQQETGLLRPDAVAGKGKAAVGELEVMVIPLFETIPDLRRAAAIMEQFMALAPVERLIAKQGKLQEVMLGYSDSNKDGGFLTSNWELYKAEIQLVRVFDRAGVKLRLFHGRGGTVGRGGGPSYQAILAQPPGTVNGQIRLTEQGEIIASKFSNPEIGRRNLELLVAATLEASLMPNNANTRQAKQLGEFEQLMDGLSERAYQSYRNLVYETPGFTDYFFAATPIAEIAELNIGSRPASRKSTRRIEDLRAIPWGFSWGQCRLLLPGWYGFGSAIESWLEEGKDSKLKTQKLATLRAMYKEWPFFATLLSNMDMVLSKTDLAVASRYAGLVTDRKLRNSIFKRIVDEHERTSSILSAITGSKDRLSGNPLLARSIKNRFAYLDPLNHLQVELIKRHRSVTAAGRTTEERVKRGIHLSINGIAAGLRNTG, encoded by the coding sequence ATGGCAAAACAATTGAATTCTGCTGTCCAGGTAAAAAAACCCGCTCCCAACAAAGATGCTCCGCTCAAAGAAGACATCCGTCTGCTGGGCCGCCTGCTGGGCGATGTGCTGCGCGATCAGGAGGGCGACGCGGTATTTGAAGTCGTGGAAACCATACGCCAGACCGCGGTGCGCTTCCGCCGCGAATCGGATCCGCAGGCCGGCGCCGACCTCGACAAGCTGCTGAAAAAACTCACGCGCGACCAGACCAATTCGGTGGTGCGCGCGTTTTCCTATTTCTCGCACCTGGCCAATATCGCCGAAGACCAGCACCACAACCGGCGCCGCCGCGCCCACTTGCTGGCCGGATCGGCAGCCCAGCCCGGCAGCGTTGCGCATGCCCTGAGCAAGCTGGACGACGCCGGCGTCTCCGGCGCTACCGTGCGCAGCTTCCTGAAAGACGCCTTGATTTCACCGGTCCTGACTGCCCACCCGACCGAAGTGCAGCGCAAGAGCATCCTCGATGCCGAGCGCGAGATCGCTCGCCTGCTGGCTGAGCGCGACCGCCCCTTGACCGCGAAAGAACTGCGCGACAACACCGAACTGCTGCGCGGCCGCATCGCCACCCTGTGGCAAACCCGGATGCTGCGCTATACCAAGTTGACGGTGGCCGACGAAATCGAGAACGCGCTGTCTTACTACCGCATCACCTTCCTGCGCGAACTGCCGGCGCTGTATGACGACATCGAAGGTGAAATCGCCACCCAGTTCCCGACCCGTGCGCGCCAGGCCAGCGGCGGCGCCAGCACCGAACTGGCGCCCTTCGTGCAGATGGGCAGCTGGATCGGCGGCGACCGCGACGGCAATCCCAATGTCAACGCCGGCACCATGCAGCGCGCCCTGTCGCGGCAATCGACCACCATTTTCGATTTCTACCTGGAAGAAGTACATGCCCTGGGTGCGGAGCTGTCGGTCTCGACCCTGATGGTCAACGTCAACCAGGAATTGCTGGCGCTGGCGGAAAGCTCGCCCGACACTTCGGACCATCGTTCCGACGAACCCTACCGGCGCGCCCTGATCGGCATCTACGCGCGGCTGGCCTCGACCGCGCGCGAACTCGGCGCCACCAACATCCTGCGCCAGGAAGTCGGCGCCGCCGCCCACTATGCGACGCCGCAGGAATTCACCCAGGAATTGCAGATCGTCGAAGACTCGCTGCGCGCCCACCACGGCAGCGCCCTGGTCAAGCCGCGGCTGGCGACGCTCAAGCGCGCTTCCGAGATTTTCGGCTTCCACCTGGCTTCGCTCGACATGCGCCAGAGCTCCGACGTCCACGAGCGGGTGCTGACAGAGCTGTTCGCCCAAGCCCAGGTGGAAGGTGCCTACGACAAGCTCAGCGAAGAACAGAAGATCGACCTGCTGCTGGGCGAACTGGCCAAGCCGCGCCTGCTGTACTCGCCCTATATCGAGTATTCGGACGAAACCGTGTCCGAACTGTCGATCTTGCGCGCGGCCGGCGAGATGCGCCAGCGCTATGGCGCGCGTTCGATCCGCAACTACATCATCTCGCACACCGAGACCGTGTCCGACTTGCTGGAAGTCCTGCTGCTGCAACAGGAAACCGGCCTGCTGCGGCCTGATGCCGTTGCGGGCAAGGGCAAGGCTGCCGTCGGCGAGCTGGAAGTCATGGTGATCCCGCTATTCGAAACCATTCCCGACCTGCGCCGCGCCGCCGCCATCATGGAGCAGTTCATGGCTTTGGCGCCGGTGGAACGGCTGATCGCCAAACAAGGCAAGCTGCAGGAAGTGATGCTGGGTTATTCCGACTCCAACAAGGACGGCGGTTTCCTGACTTCCAACTGGGAGCTGTACAAGGCCGAGATCCAGCTGGTGCGCGTGTTCGACCGCGCCGGCGTCAAGCTGCGCCTGTTCCATGGCCGCGGCGGCACCGTCGGCCGCGGCGGCGGCCCGAGCTACCAGGCGATCCTGGCGCAGCCGCCGGGCACCGTCAACGGCCAGATCCGCCTGACCGAACAAGGCGAGATCATCGCTTCCAAGTTTTCCAACCCGGAAATCGGCCGCCGCAACCTGGAGCTGCTGGTGGCGGCGACGCTGGAAGCGAGCCTGATGCCCAACAATGCCAACACCAGACAGGCCAAGCAGCTGGGCGAATTTGAACAATTGATGGACGGCTTGTCGGAGCGCGCTTACCAGTCTTATCGCAACTTGGTCTATGAAACCCCCGGTTTCACCGACTACTTCTTTGCAGCGACGCCAATTGCCGAGATCGCCGAACTGAACATCGGTTCGCGCCCTGCCTCGCGCAAATCGACGCGCCGCATCGAAGACTTGCGCGCGATCCCCTGGGGCTTTTCCTGGGGCCAGTGCCGCCTGCTGCTACCGGGCTGGTACGGCTTCGGCAGCGCCATCGAAAGCTGGCTGGAAGAAGGAAAGGACAGCAAGCTCAAGACCCAGAAGCTGGCGACCTTGCGCGCCATGTACAAGGAATGGCCGTTCTTCGCCACCCTGCTGTCGAACATGGACATGGTGCTGTCGAAGACCGACCTGGCGGTGGCCTCGCGCTACGCCGGGCTGGTCACCGACCGCAAGCTGCGCAACAGCATCTTCAAGCGCATCGTCGATGAACATGAGCGCACCAGCAGCATCCTGTCGGCCATCACCGGCTCCAAGGACCGCCTGTCGGGCAATCCGCTGCTGGCGCGTTCGATCAAAAACCGCTTCGCCTACCTCGATCCGCTGAACCACTTGCAGGTCGAACTGATCAAGCGCCACCGCAGCGTGACCGCCGCCGGCCGCACGACGGAAGAAAGGGTGAAACGCGGCATCCACCTGAGCATCAACGGCATTGCCGCCGGTCTGCGCAACACCGGCTGA
- a CDS encoding mechanosensitive ion channel family protein: MNLSIFPELQYLETSLYVFGAALLAAVLAGVLHRVGIMLLRRLVRNRPYITNASFIAYRASQVCLMLFAVRLVLTGAPDDTPWLVPLSYLTSVALIIALTWLAMRCIRTLSATVVQLNPVSAADNLKARRILTQTRVLTRSAYFIAALLGLGFVLLTLPGARQFGASLLASAGVAGLVAGIAARPVLGNFIAGMQIAFSQPIRIDDVLIVQGEWGRVEEITGTFVVVRIWDERRLIVPLQWFIENPFENWTHTSSTILGTVFLWLDFSVPVPAVRTEFERICKQSSLWDGRVCVLHVTDANERAMQLRLLVSARDSGTAFDLRCAIREAMLAFIAGNYPDSLPRLRAALDPRPAA; the protein is encoded by the coding sequence ATGAATCTGAGCATTTTCCCCGAGTTGCAATACCTGGAAACCAGCCTGTACGTATTCGGCGCTGCCTTGCTGGCAGCAGTACTGGCCGGCGTGCTGCATCGCGTGGGCATCATGCTGCTGCGGCGGCTGGTGCGCAACCGGCCTTACATCACCAACGCCAGCTTTATCGCTTACCGCGCCAGCCAGGTGTGCCTGATGCTGTTCGCGGTGCGCCTGGTGCTGACCGGGGCGCCGGACGATACGCCATGGCTGGTGCCGCTGTCCTACCTGACCTCGGTGGCGCTGATCATCGCCTTGACCTGGCTGGCGATGCGCTGCATCCGCACCTTGAGCGCCACCGTGGTCCAGCTCAACCCGGTGAGCGCCGCTGATAACCTGAAAGCCCGCCGCATCCTGACCCAGACCAGGGTCCTGACACGCAGCGCCTACTTCATTGCGGCGCTGCTTGGCCTGGGGTTTGTCTTGCTGACCTTGCCCGGTGCGCGCCAGTTCGGTGCCAGCCTGCTGGCCTCGGCCGGGGTGGCGGGCCTGGTCGCAGGGATTGCGGCGCGGCCGGTGCTGGGCAATTTCATCGCCGGCATGCAGATTGCGTTTTCGCAGCCGATCCGCATCGACGATGTCTTGATCGTCCAGGGCGAGTGGGGGCGGGTCGAGGAAATCACCGGCACCTTCGTGGTGGTGCGGATCTGGGATGAACGGCGCCTGATCGTGCCTTTGCAGTGGTTTATCGAAAATCCTTTCGAGAACTGGACCCACACCTCTTCCACCATCCTCGGCACGGTGTTCCTGTGGCTCGATTTCAGCGTCCCGGTGCCGGCCGTGCGGACCGAATTCGAGCGCATATGCAAGCAATCTTCCTTGTGGGATGGCCGGGTTTGCGTCTTGCACGTGACCGACGCCAATGAACGCGCCATGCAATTGCGGCTGCTGGTCAGCGCCAGGGATTCCGGCACCGCCTTCGATCTGCGCTGCGCCATCCGCGAGGCCATGCTGGCTTTCATTGCCGGGAACTATCCGGACAGCCTGCCGCGGTTGCGCGCAGCGCTCGATCCCCGGCCTGCCGCTTAG
- the choX gene encoding choline ABC transporter substrate-binding protein — protein MPRKAVPSILACLLFLHHSAFAAEADACKLVRMADPGWSDITATNAIAGILLGALGYEQKVDHLSVPITFVGLKKGQVDVFLGNWMPAQKPLVETQLKDGAIDVLHANLVNAKFTLAVPSYVAAAGVKSFTDLARFAGKFDSKIYGIETGAPANQNIQAMLAAKSFGLDGWKLVESSEQSMLSQVARKVSAKEWIVFLAWEPHLMNTRFQLTYLDGGNAYFGPNYGGATVNTLARKGYAAQCPNAGRLFSQMEFTVDLENKIINEVLTQKVDAKTAAARQLKQHPELLQAWLNGVKTRGGEDGLPAMKKMLGLN, from the coding sequence ATGCCGAGAAAAGCTGTTCCGTCGATACTGGCTTGCCTGCTGTTTTTGCATCACAGTGCTTTTGCGGCTGAGGCCGACGCCTGCAAGCTGGTGCGCATGGCCGATCCCGGCTGGAGCGACATTACCGCAACCAATGCCATCGCCGGCATCTTGCTGGGCGCGCTCGGTTATGAGCAGAAGGTGGATCACCTGTCGGTTCCCATCACTTTCGTCGGCTTGAAAAAGGGCCAGGTCGATGTCTTCCTCGGTAACTGGATGCCGGCGCAAAAGCCGCTGGTGGAAACACAGCTCAAGGATGGCGCCATCGACGTCTTGCATGCCAACCTGGTCAACGCCAAGTTCACGCTCGCCGTTCCCAGCTACGTCGCCGCAGCGGGCGTCAAGTCTTTCACCGACCTGGCCAGGTTCGCCGGTAAATTCGACAGCAAGATTTACGGCATCGAAACCGGTGCGCCGGCCAACCAGAACATCCAGGCGATGCTGGCAGCCAAGTCGTTCGGGCTGGACGGCTGGAAACTGGTGGAGTCGAGTGAACAAAGCATGTTGAGCCAGGTCGCACGCAAGGTCTCGGCCAAGGAGTGGATCGTATTCCTGGCCTGGGAGCCGCACCTGATGAATACCCGCTTCCAGCTCACTTACCTGGATGGCGGCAATGCCTATTTCGGCCCCAACTACGGCGGCGCCACCGTGAACACCTTGGCGCGCAAAGGCTACGCGGCGCAGTGCCCGAACGCAGGCCGCCTGTTCAGCCAGATGGAATTTACCGTCGACCTGGAAAACAAGATTATCAACGAGGTGCTGACGCAGAAAGTGGATGCGAAGACCGCCGCGGCGCGGCAGTTGAAACAGCACCCCGAGCTGTTGCAGGCATGGCTAAATGGCGTCAAGACACGTGGCGGCGAAGATGGTTTGCCGGCAATGAAGAAGATGCTTGGCTTGAACTAG
- a CDS encoding uroporphyrinogen-III synthase → MPPALRPVVITRPLQQASALAQQIAARGRQPVIFPLLEILPLSDSTPLQAVLGQLASFALVVFVSPNAIDAAFRHIAGWPGQLPVGIVGEGSRAALARHGLTAHNTTIFSPPDPARTDSEGLLQALDLDALRGRQVLLVRGESGREFFADSLLAAGIKVQAVAAYRRQAPVLDASLRTRLQSLLDSENDWILTSSEALRHLVDLVQALAGGAGVAKIQQQKLLVPHARIAETAHVLGFTDVTLTGSGDERLLDALQFPL, encoded by the coding sequence GTGCCACCTGCCTTGCGCCCGGTCGTCATTACCAGGCCGCTGCAGCAAGCCTCGGCGCTGGCGCAGCAGATCGCGGCGCGCGGCCGCCAGCCGGTGATTTTTCCCTTGCTGGAAATCCTGCCGCTAAGCGACAGCACACCGTTGCAAGCCGTCCTCGGCCAGCTCGCCAGCTTTGCACTGGTGGTGTTTGTCAGCCCCAACGCGATCGACGCCGCGTTTCGCCACATCGCTGGCTGGCCCGGGCAGCTGCCGGTCGGCATCGTCGGCGAGGGCAGCAGGGCGGCGCTGGCGCGCCACGGCCTGACGGCGCACAACACCACCATCTTCAGTCCGCCCGATCCGGCCAGGACCGATTCCGAAGGTTTGCTGCAAGCACTTGACCTGGACGCCTTGCGCGGCCGCCAGGTGCTGCTGGTGCGCGGCGAAAGCGGCCGCGAATTTTTTGCCGACAGTTTGCTGGCGGCGGGTATCAAGGTGCAGGCCGTAGCTGCTTACCGACGCCAGGCGCCGGTGCTCGATGCCTCCTTGAGAACCCGCCTGCAATCCTTGCTGGATAGCGAAAACGACTGGATATTGACCAGCTCGGAAGCGCTCAGGCACCTGGTCGACCTGGTGCAAGCGCTTGCGGGCGGCGCCGGTGTTGCAAAAATCCAACAGCAGAAACTCCTTGTCCCGCATGCCCGTATTGCCGAAACGGCACATGTGCTTGGATTTACTGACGTTACTCTGACCGGCTCAGGCGACGAACGGCTACTCGACGCGTTACAATTCCCGCTATGA
- the hemC gene encoding hydroxymethylbilane synthase, whose protein sequence is MSKISSPSKLVIASRESPLAMWQAEHVRERLSALYPDCNIEILGMTTRGDQILDRTLSKVGGKGLFIKELEVAMEEGRADLAVHSLKDMPMELPPGFVLSAVLEREDPRDAFVSNDYASLEQLPAGAIVGTSSLRRQALIAARFPLLQIKPLRGNLGTRLAKLDRGEYAAIILAAAGLKRLGLADRITAPIEPEQSLPAPGQGAMAIEIRADRADLQELLAPLNHLPTELAVTAERTLSRAFGGSCQVPLAAFATIDGDQMRLRAMIATPDGLRVAVADASGAADAPEVLGETIAAALEAQDAGAILALCKEA, encoded by the coding sequence GTGTCGAAAATATCCTCCCCTTCCAAGTTGGTGATCGCATCGCGTGAAAGCCCGCTGGCCATGTGGCAAGCGGAACACGTGCGCGAACGGTTATCTGCATTATATCCAGACTGTAATATAGAAATCCTCGGTATGACCACCCGCGGCGATCAAATTCTTGATCGTACCTTGTCCAAGGTCGGCGGCAAGGGCCTGTTCATCAAGGAACTGGAAGTGGCGATGGAGGAAGGCCGCGCCGACCTGGCCGTGCATTCGCTGAAGGACATGCCGATGGAGCTGCCGCCAGGGTTTGTGCTGAGCGCGGTGCTGGAGCGCGAAGATCCGCGCGATGCGTTTGTGTCGAACGACTACGCCAGCCTGGAGCAGCTGCCTGCCGGCGCCATCGTTGGCACCAGCAGCCTGCGTCGCCAGGCCTTGATCGCTGCGCGCTTCCCCTTGCTGCAGATCAAGCCTTTGCGTGGCAATCTCGGTACCCGCCTGGCCAAGCTCGACCGCGGCGAATATGCCGCCATCATCCTGGCCGCGGCTGGCCTCAAGCGGCTTGGCCTGGCCGACCGCATCACAGCCCCGATCGAGCCCGAGCAGAGCTTGCCGGCGCCGGGGCAGGGCGCGATGGCGATCGAGATCCGCGCCGACCGCGCCGACCTGCAGGAGCTGCTCGCGCCCCTGAACCATTTGCCTACGGAACTGGCGGTCACAGCTGAGCGCACCTTGTCGCGCGCCTTCGGCGGCAGCTGCCAGGTGCCGCTGGCGGCGTTTGCCACCATCGACGGCGACCAGATGCGCTTGCGCGCCATGATCGCGACGCCGGACGGCCTGCGGGTTGCGGTTGCCGACGCCAGCGGCGCCGCCGACGCGCCGGAAGTACTGGGAGAAACCATCGCCGCAGCACTGGAGGCGCAGGACGCCGGAGCCATCCTGGCGCTGTGCAAGGAGGCCTAG